Sequence from the Syntrophobacterales bacterium genome:
ACTCTGAAGGGCTGATGATTTTTACGAATGACGGAAACTTTGCCTACCGGGTGTCACATCCTAGGTTTGAAGTGGAGAAAGAGTATCTCGTCAAATTCAAGGGAACATTGAGCCAACATGACCTGAAACAGATGAAACGCGGTATCCTTATTGACGGGGAAACATACAAGGTAGACAGCATTTCATTTGTAAAAATGTCTCTGCATAATAGCTGGTACAGGATTGTTCTCGGAGAAGGGAAAAACCGGATGATAAGAAATATGGGCAAGGCGCTGGGATGTCATGTACTTAAACTAAAGCGTATAAGAATAGGAAATATAACACTAGGCAGTTTGAAACCCCGTGAGTACAGGTATCTTGAGGGTCATGAAGTTAAGGAACTGCAAATAAAGTATTTTTAGGTTGACCTTGGCCCTCATTCTTATTTAAAGCAGTCTGAAATATGCGTTACCTCCTTTCTCTATACTCAATCTGACACCATGACAGACTCTTTCGTAAAGTAAAGCGGAATCATGGAAATACCTAAGCTGGCGTCTAAAGCAAGTGTGAACACCCCTCCAAATGTCCAGAGAGACAACCTTCTTTGGAATATGATGGCGCTCAAAAGAAGCGCCGTCACTCTAAAACCCCGTAAATTTTCCTCTCATTTAAAGAGATGGAGGAAAAAGAACAATTAACAGAATAAAAAAGATACTGACGGAAGCACAGAAGTTACGAAAGGCAATTGATGTACTTAAGCGCTTTTCCGTAAAATATTCAGCGATAACCTGTGGCATGGCATAAGGGAAATGCATACCGATAGAAAAACCGAGAATCAAGTTGAACAGGTAGAGTACCGGAAATACTTTTACGAAGAAAAAATGAGGTGCCGATGAAAACGGATGTTACTATTGATCTCTTGCAACTAAGTTTGTCGGCAAAAAATCCCAAGAAAAACATGAAACTTCACGCTCTATTACCTGGAATGCAAATATGCCGTTTGCCGTGGCTTGGGTGATGGCAAACTCATCTTCAATGAGCGGCACAATGGATGAGAGTATTCCTACACAACAAAGAAAAAGGTGTCAAATTGAATATGGTGAAGGCAGGTAAGGAGGGCCTTTCTTCGGGCAGTCTTGATACGTCAAGGAATGCTCCAGAAGCTTTCATCTATTTTATTGATCCTTCTGTTAAAAAATATTTAATATTTTTCTCCATTCTTTATGCACTAATTTTTTTCCATCGGGTTATGTCCGCCCGTAATCGTCGTCAAGGCGTTCGATATCATCTTCTCCACAATATTGCCCCGTCTGCACTTCAACAATGATCAGTTCATCTTCGCCGGGGTTCTGTAAGCGATGCAAAGCCTGCTTAGGGATATCTATGGACTCACCGCTTTCAAGGATGCTTTGTATGTCGCCCGATCTTACAATTGCGCTTCCGGACAATACGTACCAATGTTCGGCTCTGTAAAGATGGCGTTGCAGACTCAGTCTTTTGCCGGGAAGAACCACAATTCGTTTTACTTTGCAATGATCTTCATCCAAAAGGACCTCATAATACCCCCAGGGGCGATGGTCTTCTTTTCGCGACCCTTTCAATATGGCCTCCTCCTTGACTTATCCGATATCTCCGCCCTAAAGGACGGAGAACGATAATGCTTCCATAGAGTCTCGTAAATTATAATAATTTATTCCATCCGGTCAAGATACTTTGGGCATCTATCGCAAATTGAGTGAAAAATATTCTTGTCGCTGCCCGATATATGAGGATTGAGATTTCTCTTTTCATTTTTGGTGATAAACTATACAATGTTTCCCGTCGGTGTACTCTGCTGTTTACGGGTGAGACAGCAAGAATACCTGCAATCCTCCGAAATTGATTGTGATATAGAA
This genomic interval carries:
- a CDS encoding rRNA pseudouridine synthase, which translates into the protein MSPVLRLSVFLSRAGVSSRRKAEEIVASGKVKVNDLVVLEPQFKVIPEKDVVTLDNTKINETKIKLYIALHKPPKVLSDLKYDDDREIARNLIGIQGYLYPVGRLDYHSEGLMIFTNDGNFAYRVSHPRFEVEKEYLVKFKGTLSQHDLKQMKRGILIDGETYKVDSISFVKMSLHNSWYRIVLGEGKNRMIRNMGKALGCHVLKLKRIRIGNITLGSLKPREYRYLEGHEVKELQIKYF
- a CDS encoding phosphomannose isomerase type II C-terminal cupin domain codes for the protein MKGSRKEDHRPWGYYEVLLDEDHCKVKRIVVLPGKRLSLQRHLYRAEHWYVLSGSAIVRSGDIQSILESGESIDIPKQALHRLQNPGEDELIIVEVQTGQYCGEDDIERLDDDYGRT